In Corynebacterium endometrii, one DNA window encodes the following:
- a CDS encoding trypsin-like serine protease encodes MAVAADNDFASLQASSTVPVNDNRIAALWSVTPSLDDSQQQRVRRDCTASYVGDNFWLTAHHCVSNSPFMDGFLRQSDGEVAGIAAIYTKSSTEDVALIKVGDGINADSFTVATEPLKIGDQAILTGYGQPHDYASSAETVISEKVDSLNFGNVTYTDLLKGKSSTDSRSCGGDSGAPVYKNNTLYAVHTAGGFNPECIDGKDRPMWHTNLPPRADWVHETIRSNVELSPQEKIKAQNGLKYAPPVTHPTVETHVPDTHKETRKSSSAMSSLSSS; translated from the coding sequence GTGGCTGTCGCTGCAGATAATGACTTCGCTTCATTGCAGGCAAGCAGTACTGTGCCGGTGAATGATAATCGTATTGCGGCTTTGTGGTCAGTAACTCCAAGTTTGGATGACTCACAGCAACAACGTGTTCGGCGTGATTGCACGGCAAGCTATGTAGGGGACAATTTCTGGTTGACCGCGCATCACTGTGTTTCTAATTCACCTTTTATGGATGGTTTTCTCCGCCAATCAGATGGTGAAGTAGCAGGTATCGCTGCTATCTATACCAAGTCTTCTACTGAAGATGTTGCACTTATTAAAGTCGGTGACGGAATCAATGCCGATTCATTTACCGTGGCCACAGAGCCGTTGAAGATCGGGGATCAAGCCATACTTACCGGTTATGGTCAACCCCATGACTATGCTTCTTCGGCGGAAACAGTGATTTCCGAAAAAGTAGACTCCCTGAACTTTGGGAACGTTACGTATACCGATCTGCTCAAAGGGAAATCGTCAACGGACTCACGATCCTGCGGCGGAGATTCAGGAGCACCTGTCTACAAAAACAACACTCTCTACGCAGTACACACTGCCGGCGGATTTAACCCAGAATGCATCGATGGAAAAGACAGGCCCATGTGGCATACAAACCTTCCTCCGAGGGCTGACTGGGTACATGAAACCATCCGCTCTAACGTGGAACTTTCCCCTCAAGAAAAAATTAAAGCACAAAACGGTCTTAAGTATGCTCCCCCTGTAACTCATCCAACCGTTGAGACCCATGTCCCAGATACTCATAAAGAAACACGAAAAAGCTCTTCTGCAATGTCCTCACTATCAAGCTCATGA